A DNA window from Vibrio tarriae contains the following coding sequences:
- a CDS encoding putative quinol monooxygenase: protein MSKVILKGYIIVPQAELTAVISELENHIRLTRLEDGCLIFEVTQNEENPCRFDVYEEFRDQTAFDRHQLRVKSSTWGKVSVNVERNYEVTVSCA from the coding sequence TTGAGCAAGGTAATTCTAAAAGGCTACATTATTGTTCCACAAGCAGAACTAACAGCGGTTATCAGCGAGCTAGAAAATCATATTCGTTTGACGAGATTAGAGGATGGTTGTCTGATTTTTGAAGTCACGCAAAACGAAGAAAACCCATGTCGATTCGATGTTTATGAAGAGTTTAGAGATCAAACTGCTTTTGATAGGCATCAGCTAAGAGTTAAATCATCTACGTGGGGTAAAGTTTCCGTTAATGTTGAACGTAATTATGAAGTTACGGTGAGTTGCGCATAA
- a CDS encoding DUF645 family protein yields the protein MLDVQHGQLCFTKGCIVAEIALSLSEIR from the coding sequence TTGTTGGATGTTCAACACGGTCAACTTTGTTTCACAAAAGGCTGCATCGTCGCTGAAATAGCGCTTTCTTTGTCGGAAATTCGGTAA
- a CDS encoding sugar O-acetyltransferase: MLSGEYYDPSDAELVKSRLEARLLTEKLNQTSVSCPDKRVEIIKSLLGSTGNSIHIESTFNCDYGLNIHVGENFYANFGCVILDVAEVRIGDNCFIAPQVGIYTATHPIDPIQRNNGLEFGKPIRIGNNCWIGGHATINPGVTLGDNVVVASGAVVTKSFGSNVVIGGNPARVLKVIE; this comes from the coding sequence ATGCTCTCTGGTGAGTATTACGATCCGAGTGACGCTGAGCTCGTCAAGTCGCGTCTTGAGGCGCGTTTACTCACAGAGAAGCTAAATCAAACAAGTGTAAGTTGCCCAGATAAAAGAGTAGAGATAATCAAATCCTTGCTGGGTTCTACAGGAAATAGTATTCACATTGAATCTACTTTCAACTGCGATTACGGGCTGAATATACACGTTGGTGAGAATTTCTATGCCAATTTTGGCTGTGTCATTTTGGACGTAGCAGAAGTTCGTATTGGTGATAACTGTTTTATAGCACCACAGGTCGGAATTTATACGGCAACTCATCCAATCGATCCGATTCAGAGAAACAATGGGTTAGAGTTTGGAAAGCCAATCAGAATAGGTAACAACTGTTGGATTGGAGGTCATGCAACGATCAACCCAGGAGTGACGTTAGGTGACAATGTTGTTGTTGCCTCAGGAGCCGTTGTAACAAAGAGTTTTGGTAGCAATGTTGTCATTGGTGGTAATCCAGCACGAGTGTTAAAAGTAATCGAGTAA
- a CDS encoding GNAT family N-acetyltransferase has protein sequence MSVEIKRVDKHHCLDLVGIFIELEQYYFGDKAASEQDLANYLSHQVFSEHSGVKVIAAFEHDKILGFATYTIMFPAPKLSGQMYMKDLFVSSSARGKGIGLQLMKHLAAIAITHNCQRLDWTAESTNPTAGKFYKSIGASLIREKEYYRFEGNDLNKLAKSL, from the coding sequence ATGTCTGTAGAAATCAAAAGAGTTGATAAACACCATTGCCTTGATTTAGTTGGGATCTTCATTGAACTTGAGCAGTACTATTTCGGTGATAAGGCTGCATCAGAGCAGGACTTAGCCAACTATCTTAGTCATCAAGTATTTTCTGAGCACTCAGGCGTAAAAGTGATCGCAGCCTTTGAACACGATAAGATTTTAGGTTTTGCAACTTACACAATAATGTTTCCGGCACCAAAATTATCAGGCCAGATGTATATGAAAGACCTGTTTGTATCTTCCTCTGCTCGTGGTAAAGGTATCGGACTTCAATTGATGAAACACTTGGCTGCTATCGCTATTACTCATAACTGTCAGCGCCTAGATTGGACAGCAGAGAGTACGAATCCGACAGCAGGAAAGTTTTACAAATCAATCGGAGCCAGTTTGATTAGAGAAAAAGAGTATTACCGATTTGAAGGTAATGATTTGAATAAGCTGGCAAAATCCCTATAA
- a CDS encoding type II toxin-antitoxin system RelE/ParE family toxin translates to MIFWEEASLNDREKIFEFLYDFNPAAAEKTDELIEAKVENLLEQPLMGVQRDGIRGRLLIIPEISMIVSYWVDGSKIRIMRVLHQKQKFPNE, encoded by the coding sequence ATGATTTTCTGGGAAGAAGCATCTCTCAATGATCGTGAGAAAATTTTCGAATTTCTCTACGACTTTAACCCAGCAGCCGCTGAAAAAACGGACGAGCTCATAGAAGCCAAAGTCGAAAATTTGCTTGAGCAACCACTAATGGGTGTTCAGCGTGATGGCATTAGAGGCAGATTGCTTATTATCCCTGAGATATCAATGATTGTTTCGTATTGGGTTGATGGTTCTAAAATTCGAATAATGCGTGTACTACATCAGAAACAAAAATTTCCAAACGAATGA
- a CDS encoding DUF3800 domain-containing protein, with amino-acid sequence MQNGKLIWHVACDESGVDGQQYYGFGSLWMKYQRRGDFVRIIRELREKHNYLNEIKWQKAHKKHYADFYEDLIEMFFKHQWLAFHCIVIRKGIVDKKYHDGDYDLAMRKHFTKLIQTKISAIHKAHPQRQCEFRIEVDPLPSRYKKADEAFHKIANNMLKKQFGGEVPIRSVVTKDSKESEQIQIADFLLGAVMSAFQGKASSPAKLKVADNIASYLGWDSLQHDTKPHERKFNIWYFHDPTKGPRELETKDVRLKYPLPIRT; translated from the coding sequence ATGCAAAACGGTAAATTGATTTGGCATGTTGCATGCGATGAATCTGGTGTTGACGGGCAGCAATATTATGGTTTTGGCTCACTCTGGATGAAGTACCAAAGGAGGGGCGACTTCGTTCGGATCATTAGAGAGTTAAGAGAAAAGCATAATTATTTAAACGAGATTAAGTGGCAAAAAGCTCATAAAAAGCATTATGCAGATTTTTATGAAGATCTGATTGAAATGTTCTTTAAACATCAATGGCTAGCATTCCATTGTATTGTTATCAGAAAAGGAATCGTGGATAAAAAATACCATGATGGTGATTATGACTTGGCAATGCGTAAGCATTTCACAAAACTAATTCAAACCAAAATTAGCGCTATCCATAAAGCTCATCCGCAAAGACAATGTGAATTCCGCATAGAGGTTGACCCTTTACCATCTCGGTATAAGAAAGCTGATGAAGCCTTCCATAAAATTGCAAACAATATGCTTAAAAAGCAATTTGGTGGTGAAGTGCCTATTCGCTCAGTAGTCACAAAAGATTCTAAAGAGTCTGAACAAATTCAGATAGCCGACTTTTTACTGGGTGCAGTTATGAGTGCATTTCAAGGTAAAGCCAGTTCACCAGCAAAATTAAAAGTTGCTGATAATATTGCGAGTTACTTGGGTTGGGATTCCTTACAGCATGACACCAAGCCACATGAGCGAAAGTTTAATATTTGGTATTTCCACGATCCGACTAAAGGGCCCCGAGAGTTAGAGACAAAAGATGTTAGGCTAAAGTATCCGCTTCCAATACGCACTTAA
- a CDS encoding TIR domain-containing protein: MFNLIISSDPETWDLTPYQCDRSRAIVEYTADEISERYKFFDKNAIEELKSFPTLFVTENESVESRIGYITEIRVRNNSVVINYEFDPILPSLPIGAIEAMRVDIDLGRFELSRTHWAVKDEPIFEILMRHGYLNQAQVNAAIQRRMPPPPVLKPESHDEKGFNTSQVFIVHGHDDIAKLDVASFITSLGLQPIILHMQASSGMTIIEKIEHYSNVGFGIVLYTPCDTGAKVGALSGRYRARQNVVFEHGYLIGKLGRPRVCAVVKGDIETPNDISGVVYVGMDASLGWQDQLKLEMRNVGYNV, from the coding sequence TTGTTTAACTTAATTATTTCCTCTGATCCTGAAACTTGGGATCTCACTCCTTATCAATGCGATCGTAGTAGAGCGATTGTTGAATATACGGCTGATGAGATCAGTGAGCGATACAAGTTCTTTGATAAGAATGCAATTGAAGAATTAAAAAGTTTTCCCACTTTATTTGTTACAGAGAATGAGTCGGTTGAGTCTAGGATTGGCTATATTACGGAAATTAGGGTGAGAAATAATTCTGTCGTAATCAATTATGAATTTGACCCAATTTTACCTAGCCTTCCTATTGGCGCAATTGAAGCTATGCGCGTTGATATTGACCTCGGGCGCTTTGAATTGTCTCGTACACACTGGGCTGTTAAAGATGAGCCAATATTTGAAATTCTCATGAGGCACGGATATCTCAATCAAGCTCAAGTCAACGCAGCTATACAGCGAAGAATGCCACCGCCACCGGTCTTGAAACCTGAAAGTCACGATGAAAAAGGGTTTAACACTTCACAAGTTTTCATTGTTCATGGACATGATGACATCGCAAAACTAGATGTCGCAAGTTTCATTACTAGTTTAGGTTTGCAACCAATAATTTTACATATGCAAGCTAGTTCTGGAATGACAATCATTGAAAAAATCGAGCATTATTCAAATGTTGGCTTCGGTATTGTACTTTATACTCCTTGCGATACAGGAGCTAAAGTTGGGGCATTAAGTGGTCGATATCGCGCACGCCAAAATGTTGTTTTCGAACATGGATACCTTATTGGTAAGTTAGGTCGTCCACGTGTCTGTGCAGTTGTAAAAGGAGATATAGAAACACCAAATGATATCAGTGGTGTAGTTTATGTTGGTATGGATGCAAGTCTTGGATGGCAAGATCAACTGAAGTTAGAAATGCGAAATGTAGGCTACAACGTATAG
- a CDS encoding transposase: MAKHRNPAYTEEFRKEAVRLASLPGRTAVSVAKELGISAQQIRNWKRQFTRLSDKQFNTLDGVDYSKKESEELRALRRENKRLKDEMEFLKKVSAYFAKQQE, translated from the coding sequence ATGGCTAAACATCGTAATCCAGCGTACACCGAAGAGTTTCGCAAAGAAGCAGTTCGGCTGGCCAGCCTTCCCGGCCGAACTGCCGTCTCTGTTGCTAAAGAGCTGGGTATCAGTGCCCAGCAGATCCGGAACTGGAAGCGCCAGTTCACACGCCTATCTGATAAACAGTTTAACACCTTAGATGGTGTCGATTATTCGAAGAAAGAGTCCGAAGAGCTTCGAGCGCTAAGGCGCGAGAACAAGCGGCTCAAAGATGAAATGGAATTCCTAAAAAAGGTCTCGGCGTACTTCGCGAAGCAGCAAGAGTGA
- a CDS encoding type II toxin-antitoxin system RelB/DinJ family antitoxin, which yields MDTRIQFRVDEETKRLAQQMAESQGRTLSDACRELTEQLAEQQRKALSHDTWLTEQVNQAFEKFDSGKAVFIEHDIAKARMAERKAKIRNRGHA from the coding sequence ATGGATACTAGAATTCAATTTCGTGTAGACGAAGAAACAAAACGTTTAGCTCAACAAATGGCTGAAAGCCAAGGTCGAACTCTTAGCGATGCTTGTCGTGAACTCACTGAACAATTAGCTGAGCAACAACGCAAGGCATTATCTCACGATACATGGCTAACTGAACAAGTGAATCAAGCATTTGAGAAGTTCGACTCAGGAAAAGCAGTATTCATTGAACATGACATCGCCAAAGCACGAATGGCTGAACGTAAAGCTAAAATCCGAAATCGAGGCCACGCATGA
- a CDS encoding Fic family protein, whose product MTAFSDNTWHMKPNIALAKQLAKRDVPALVYDAVNLEGVAMTLPEVQTILDGITVGGHRISDQNMAMNQAKAWEFIFALVDRGEFKFTKEIALKIHNIAGQEEALEWGKFRSGYVSITGSEYEPPAPDELDAKWIEVEQQVGNEADIYDQAITAFLQMARAQFFWDVNKRTGRFMMNGILLANGFPIINVQAKRQQEFNTLMLDFYSSNDMTAMNKFLRSCLDEKIIRNFKLDLKIG is encoded by the coding sequence ATGACAGCATTTTCAGATAACACTTGGCATATGAAGCCAAATATAGCTTTGGCTAAGCAGCTTGCTAAAAGAGATGTGCCTGCTCTGGTTTATGATGCGGTGAACCTTGAAGGTGTTGCAATGACTTTGCCAGAGGTACAAACCATCCTTGATGGGATCACTGTCGGTGGTCATCGAATCAGTGATCAAAACATGGCCATGAACCAAGCTAAAGCATGGGAATTTATCTTTGCTTTAGTCGATCGTGGAGAGTTTAAATTTACTAAAGAAATAGCCTTAAAAATTCACAACATCGCCGGGCAAGAAGAGGCATTGGAGTGGGGAAAATTCCGTTCGGGTTATGTTTCTATAACGGGCTCTGAGTATGAACCTCCAGCTCCGGATGAGTTGGATGCAAAGTGGATTGAGGTTGAGCAACAAGTAGGCAATGAGGCTGATATTTACGATCAGGCGATCACTGCATTTTTACAAATGGCCCGAGCCCAATTTTTTTGGGACGTCAATAAGCGTACTGGCCGTTTTATGATGAATGGGATCCTTTTAGCTAATGGTTTTCCGATCATCAATGTTCAAGCAAAGCGTCAACAAGAGTTTAATACGCTGATGCTCGATTTTTACAGCTCCAATGATATGACAGCGATGAATAAGTTTTTGCGAAGCTGTTTGGATGAGAAAATCATCCGTAATTTCAAACTGGATCTGAAAATCGGCTAA
- a CDS encoding Tfp pilus assembly protein, with protein sequence MVNSTLIVLNFGSQLHSFWRWTCVCVMDLHKMAFKQMC encoded by the coding sequence GTGGTCAACTCAACCTTGATCGTTTTAAATTTTGGTAGTCAACTTCACAGCTTTTGGCGTTGGACGTGTGTTTGTGTGATGGATTTACATAAAATGGCTTTCAAGCAAATGTGTTAA
- a CDS encoding YkgJ family cysteine cluster protein has product MTIPIKNVLNPEISCSNCHACCCRLEVMIITDTGVPKQHIAFDEWGGETMLRLADGWCSALNRETFMCTIYENRPWICREFEMGSYECRDERLEHP; this is encoded by the coding sequence ATGACAATCCCAATTAAAAATGTTTTAAATCCTGAAATATCTTGCTCAAACTGCCATGCCTGTTGTTGTCGTTTAGAGGTCATGATCATTACCGATACAGGTGTGCCAAAGCAGCACATTGCATTCGACGAATGGGGTGGCGAGACAATGCTGCGTTTGGCGGATGGCTGGTGCTCAGCTCTAAATCGCGAAACGTTTATGTGTACAATTTACGAAAATCGCCCTTGGATTTGTCGAGAATTCGAAATGGGCTCTTACGAATGTCGAGATGAAAGGTTAGAACATCCTTAA
- a CDS encoding VOC family protein: MFSHIMIGSNDIEKSKVFYDAILSVLGYPAGVIDAKGRCLYINQDGVLGITKPVNGEPATHGNGMTIGFKVSSPELVEAWHAAGLGNGGVACEDPPGIRTSGQRKMYLAYLRDPAGNKLCATHHMSTGN; encoded by the coding sequence ATGTTTAGTCACATCATGATCGGCTCAAATGACATTGAAAAGTCAAAGGTTTTCTATGATGCAATATTGTCAGTGTTAGGTTATCCGGCGGGTGTTATTGACGCTAAAGGCCGCTGTCTCTACATAAACCAAGACGGTGTACTTGGTATTACGAAACCAGTGAATGGTGAACCTGCGACGCATGGTAATGGGATGACAATTGGTTTTAAAGTTAGTAGTCCAGAGTTAGTAGAAGCATGGCATGCAGCCGGTTTAGGAAATGGTGGTGTTGCTTGTGAAGATCCTCCGGGTATCAGAACGAGTGGACAAAGAAAAATGTATTTAGCTTATTTACGAGATCCAGCAGGCAATAAGCTATGTGCAACACATCATATGTCCACGGGTAACTAA
- a CDS encoding NYN domain-containing protein → MKDLDDHKKIAVLIDADNTQYSKLHLILDEISAHGHMVIKRAYGDWSSEYLKNWKGILNELAIQPIQQFAYTQGKNATDAYLIIDAMDLLYSGKFDAFVIVSSDSDFTKLASRLRESEIFVFGVGKNTTPVAFRNACDDFIFTENLGSEDANTPQTDKVEKGNQSKVQQLVPVLRKAWERFQDDTGWANVSPVGGFVKRAKPDFDPRSYGVSKLPEVIALLKEDFEMTKYKGKGTVNIIAYRPKKT, encoded by the coding sequence ATGAAAGATCTGGATGATCATAAAAAGATTGCAGTGTTGATCGATGCGGATAACACTCAGTACTCAAAGTTACATTTAATACTTGATGAAATATCAGCTCATGGTCATATGGTCATCAAACGTGCATACGGTGACTGGTCGAGTGAGTATTTGAAAAACTGGAAAGGTATTCTCAATGAACTTGCAATCCAACCAATCCAGCAGTTTGCATATACTCAAGGCAAAAATGCAACAGATGCCTACTTAATTATAGATGCTATGGATTTGCTGTATTCTGGCAAATTCGACGCGTTTGTCATTGTCTCTAGTGATAGTGATTTTACTAAGCTAGCATCTCGTTTACGCGAGTCAGAAATTTTTGTTTTTGGTGTTGGAAAAAATACCACCCCGGTTGCATTTCGAAATGCATGCGATGACTTTATCTTTACCGAAAACCTGGGTTCAGAAGATGCAAACACTCCTCAAACTGACAAGGTTGAAAAGGGTAATCAAAGCAAAGTTCAACAATTAGTACCTGTACTTCGTAAAGCTTGGGAAAGATTTCAAGATGACACGGGTTGGGCTAATGTATCGCCTGTTGGTGGTTTCGTGAAGCGAGCCAAGCCAGATTTTGATCCTCGTAGTTATGGAGTGTCAAAGTTACCAGAGGTTATTGCACTGCTTAAGGAAGATTTTGAAATGACAAAGTACAAGGGCAAAGGGACCGTTAATATTATCGCGTATCGTCCTAAAAAAACTTAA
- a CDS encoding RNA recognition motif domain-containing protein → MKLLVRNLARTTTEHDIRKLFSEHGSVTECTLVLDQETGLSKGFAFVEMPDASEAKTAIAALNMANVAKSKIRVKAAQ, encoded by the coding sequence ATGAAACTCTTAGTTCGCAACCTTGCTCGTACCACAACTGAGCACGACATTCGTAAACTGTTTTCTGAACACGGCTCTGTGACCGAATGCACTCTCGTTTTAGACCAAGAAACCGGTCTATCGAAAGGCTTTGCTTTCGTCGAAATGCCAGATGCTTCAGAAGCAAAAACTGCAATTGCAGCCCTGAATATGGCAAACGTTGCCAAAAGTAAGATTCGAGTCAAAGCAGCTCAATAA
- a CDS encoding PhzF family phenazine biosynthesis protein — translation MEVSIFQVDSFTSEVFKGNPAGVCITETSLDEATMRAIAAEMAVSETAFLSLSTMQLRWFTPEIEVSLCGHGTLAVAHVLKEQGIYKTGDVLEFKTLSGILTAHLDENSIHLVFPTPMLDMKVSPNIDMLNFLGLAQSNLIAYGQFDNKQIIVIDNESLLNGLSPDFSGLSKLKGRGVLVTAKSDSGVDFVSRYFAPWVGVNEDPVTGSAHCALCAYWSKRLGKFQLKGYQASKRGGFVDVELLNPNQVKLSGQAVTILSGRMKIA, via the coding sequence GTGGAAGTCAGTATTTTTCAGGTAGATTCGTTTACATCAGAAGTGTTTAAGGGCAATCCTGCTGGGGTATGCATTACAGAAACTAGCCTTGATGAAGCGACAATGCGAGCAATTGCTGCTGAAATGGCAGTGTCTGAAACGGCGTTTTTATCGCTGAGCACGATGCAACTGCGTTGGTTTACACCAGAAATTGAAGTGAGCCTATGTGGCCACGGTACTTTAGCTGTAGCTCATGTTTTAAAAGAGCAGGGGATTTATAAAACGGGTGATGTTCTTGAGTTTAAAACTCTATCGGGCATTTTGACTGCCCATTTAGACGAAAATAGCATCCACTTGGTTTTCCCAACTCCAATGCTTGATATGAAAGTGTCCCCAAACATAGATATGCTCAATTTCTTAGGGTTGGCACAATCAAACTTAATCGCTTACGGTCAGTTTGATAACAAGCAGATCATCGTCATTGATAATGAGTCCTTACTCAACGGTCTTTCCCCGGATTTCAGCGGACTATCAAAATTGAAGGGTCGCGGTGTTTTAGTTACGGCTAAGTCAGACTCTGGTGTAGATTTTGTATCGCGCTATTTTGCGCCGTGGGTTGGAGTCAATGAGGATCCCGTGACAGGCTCTGCACATTGTGCTTTGTGTGCTTACTGGTCGAAAAGGCTTGGTAAGTTTCAGCTCAAAGGTTATCAGGCCTCAAAGAGAGGTGGTTTTGTGGATGTGGAACTACTCAATCCAAACCAAGTGAAGCTATCTGGTCAAGCAGTAACGATCTTGTCTGGTCGAATGAAAATCGCATAA
- a CDS encoding GNAT family N-acetyltransferase codes for MVTFREMDISDYNEVIALWSTTENLSLRDADSQPNIEAYLKRNQGLSFVAVSDSLVIGTVLVGTDGRRGYVQHLAVSSDFRGQGIGKSLIQKATDALSRIGISKTHLFVLIENVAAQNFYTKLDWYPRDEIRMFSYNSSGNPEV; via the coding sequence GTGGTTACATTTAGGGAAATGGATATTTCCGATTACAACGAAGTGATCGCTTTATGGTCTACTACTGAAAACTTATCCCTCAGAGATGCCGATTCTCAGCCAAACATCGAAGCTTATTTGAAAAGAAATCAAGGTTTAAGCTTTGTCGCAGTTTCAGACTCTCTTGTGATTGGTACTGTTTTGGTTGGTACAGACGGTAGGCGAGGTTACGTACAACATCTGGCGGTATCATCTGACTTTCGAGGCCAAGGGATTGGTAAGTCTTTAATTCAAAAAGCGACAGATGCATTATCAAGAATAGGCATTTCTAAGACGCATTTGTTTGTGTTGATTGAGAATGTTGCGGCACAGAACTTCTATACCAAGTTAGATTGGTATCCGAGAGATGAAATCCGAATGTTTTCGTACAACAGTTCGGGCAACCCGGAAGTCTAG
- a CDS encoding IS3 family transposase gives MKYEFIESYTGEYSISLMCRTLEVSRGGYYKWCHHTPSERSKRRERFEQLVMCTFAQYRARYGSVRIAEELNEAGYACCVNYVADIMKEKGIMARNGKGFKYSKDVAAMTNVADNLLRRDFESETPNQKWVTDITYIWVKSRWLFLATVMDLHSRRIVGWSLETTMTVELITNALKMAFESRKPPKGVIIHSDRGVQYRAYKYQDFMRKHGGVPSMSRQGNCWDNAVMESFYSRLKVELIYAEDYQTVEEARMGIFEYIEVFYNRRRRHSALGYVSPVEYESR, from the coding sequence GTGAAGTACGAGTTCATTGAAAGCTACACCGGCGAGTACTCGATTAGCTTAATGTGCCGCACCTTAGAAGTGAGTCGAGGCGGTTACTATAAATGGTGTCATCATACGCCGAGTGAGCGTTCAAAGCGGCGAGAGCGCTTTGAACAGCTAGTGATGTGTACCTTTGCCCAATATCGGGCGCGTTACGGTTCAGTGCGCATAGCCGAAGAGCTAAACGAAGCAGGCTATGCCTGCTGCGTGAACTATGTGGCTGATATCATGAAGGAAAAAGGTATCATGGCACGTAATGGTAAAGGGTTTAAATACAGCAAGGATGTAGCGGCTATGACGAATGTTGCCGACAATTTACTGCGAAGAGACTTTGAATCAGAGACACCCAATCAGAAGTGGGTCACGGACATTACGTATATCTGGGTGAAGAGTCGTTGGCTCTTCTTGGCGACAGTGATGGACTTGCATTCAAGACGCATTGTGGGTTGGTCGCTAGAAACAACGATGACAGTCGAGCTCATCACCAATGCTCTAAAAATGGCGTTCGAGTCACGTAAGCCGCCTAAGGGAGTCATTATTCACTCGGACCGAGGTGTACAATACAGGGCCTATAAATATCAAGACTTCATGCGCAAGCATGGAGGTGTACCGAGCATGAGTCGACAGGGCAACTGTTGGGATAATGCGGTGATGGAGTCGTTCTACAGTCGACTGAAAGTCGAACTGATATACGCAGAAGACTATCAAACTGTTGAAGAAGCTCGGATGGGCATCTTCGAATACATCGAGGTATTTTACAATCGCAGAAGAAGACACTCAGCGTTGGGGTATGTCAGCCCAGTTGAGTACGAAAGTAGGTAG
- a CDS encoding DUF3709 domain-containing protein codes for MSPREVTFALSSRFEQFGAFTYRLKVCRQLNIVLRCLMKRQCVCRCKFQCDCLIELSCPCVVSEFVGEVFYIGLVAK; via the coding sequence TTGAGTCCACGCGAGGTGACTTTTGCTCTCTCAAGTCGCTTTGAGCAGTTTGGTGCCTTTACTTACAGGCTTAAAGTCTGTCGGCAATTGAATATTGTTTTGCGCTGCCTAATGAAACGGCAATGTGTCTGTCGCTGTAAGTTTCAGTGTGATTGCCTCATTGAGTTATCGTGCCCATGCGTGGTGAGTGAGTTTGTCGGAGAGGTTTTCTACATTGGCCTAGTTGCTAAATGA
- a CDS encoding GNAT family N-acetyltransferase gives MITIRNYSVEDAKALWNIHFYTIRNINIRDYSQVQVEAWAPECLEPSVWEKRMKGLSPFVAEIDGVIVGYTDLQASGLIDHFFCHHEYQGKGVGKALMNHVFKVGNSRGIKRYFSEVSITARPFYEHFGFKVVQAQEMEVRGQKLRNFVMEKYS, from the coding sequence ATGATTACAATTAGAAATTACAGCGTAGAAGATGCCAAAGCTCTATGGAATATTCACTTTTATACAATTCGGAATATTAATATTCGTGACTATTCTCAAGTTCAAGTCGAAGCTTGGGCTCCAGAATGTCTAGAACCGTCAGTCTGGGAAAAACGGATGAAAGGGTTATCTCCGTTTGTTGCTGAAATAGACGGTGTCATTGTTGGCTACACAGATTTGCAAGCTAGTGGGCTTATAGACCATTTCTTTTGTCACCATGAATATCAAGGGAAAGGTGTAGGTAAAGCTTTAATGAATCATGTTTTTAAGGTTGGCAATTCGCGCGGTATAAAACGTTATTTTTCTGAAGTCAGTATCACTGCTCGCCCATTTTACGAACACTTCGGTTTTAAAGTAGTTCAAGCCCAAGAAATGGAAGTCCGTGGTCAAAAACTAAGAAACTTTGTAATGGAAAAATACAGCTAA
- a CDS encoding ASCH domain-containing protein, with the protein MEERSQLFLEQYLSSLPREVSEKYTSFSTDYFCADEYNANVCADLILRGEKRASCSLEYWYSQKGELMPQVGHLQVVTNWDGKPICIIEITSVSKCQYNQVTEDFAASEGEGDKSLAWWQKAHRNFFSRECHELGIEFQEDMLLVLEHFKVVYH; encoded by the coding sequence ATGGAAGAAAGAAGTCAGTTATTTTTGGAACAATACCTTAGCTCTTTACCTAGAGAAGTATCTGAAAAATATACCTCTTTCAGCACAGACTATTTTTGTGCAGATGAATACAACGCAAATGTATGTGCCGATTTAATCCTACGAGGCGAAAAACGAGCATCATGCAGTCTGGAATATTGGTACAGTCAAAAAGGCGAACTTATGCCTCAAGTTGGTCATCTTCAAGTGGTGACTAACTGGGATGGTAAGCCGATTTGTATTATCGAAATTACCTCAGTCTCTAAGTGCCAATACAATCAGGTCACTGAAGATTTTGCGGCGTCAGAAGGTGAGGGTGACAAGTCATTGGCATGGTGGCAGAAAGCTCATCGAAATTTTTTCTCACGAGAATGTCATGAGCTTGGAATAGAGTTTCAAGAAGATATGCTCTTGGTTTTAGAGCACTTTAAGGTCGTGTACCACTAA